One part of the Candidatus Hinthialibacter antarcticus genome encodes these proteins:
- a CDS encoding DUF3857 domain-containing protein has product MMNPIRTRFSILLLVGLLGANVAWSAGRGEIIWRSFLETGDVAAAIEGFDRTLEEDADDLMAQAGRAYLSECRVEEGETLSAFLDALENGASSPEAPLFLLEAYHRVSGREDAAAMLERLGALLQRDDLVSHVSDRALFARAQLLQKLGKWSDAETAFGELNFLTQFWVCGPFDNTEKRGHSQAYGPEESLDLSATSPGRRRDVTWRPLLVDPYDGYIDLHASVQPAQESTVYLASQVNSPSDQRVKLSLGYAGAVKAWLNGVLVMDVNRYHAALPDQAEAACELREGRNTLLVKVSAPKEGAFGLYARFVADEELSEVALATDAQPDLKNDTPKPDQQVNDDAFLFEATSIKQLKAFGENAGRDPQRTLFYVRMLSLLETADQNDQSTNALMGAMCKRYPGNPLLLRHLGDTEPQDNRQRLAYDLVLESDPDDLAAFMGLLNYYRNSAYATKGFELIREWEKDHKVPLSARLLQAQMLRKQGLGEAAAGLLLQYEENLGGEGLMLLLEFLGDSVSREQQLDILKRALEDDPMNAEVVHTLRRIALRNGNLDSVDVFIKHENRIDPFSVTGLMDLALYYQSSGNDEAALRTLADIQRITPDDFQTHRMTAVANHALGNEAKALQALARAQEILPSDPWCIDYQEMLQPDEENYAAPYLRDWREVEPPASLDLSKANYLTLLSQTIVKVFPNGNSSRTVQEAVTVLTDTGVRMQQVRPIYYEAGTEDVVVKRARVHKPDGSAFDAPPARKQSASSAADAQARLYMDYMVAVLQFPALEKGCTIELEYEVVSKNDNIFADFFGDQFYIGDGRYEPTADTEYVLITPQSRAFYWKYIGPNYPASVLAGSPPELQEEPVVKEENGERAYQWRYTNLPALPREPLMPAAVEVLPYIKISTFETWSDMSDWYWNLIEDQLEPGPVVKERLEFVLQEYRRKRGLGQERELTDWEKVRAVNEYVNTGIRYLGLEFGIDGFKPHKVDEICNAQYGDCKDKAALAVAMLGELGIEARMVILRTTDKGEIDYELPSLNLFNHAIYYLPDLDGKDYWIDGTATFFDASELPPGDQGSYSLIIEPGGEYFFKRIRFSEAADNGGEYTTALRIDEDGNAEGIRISEFRGLYNPIVRRTYENETKAKEVVERILVSRYPGGSSSNIDLSNLEDYATSERLAYELAIPQFGTKQANSLAFPTTLFSDDLSQRYAQLTNREYDLVLSYPWTRTNITRFEMPKGGDAIEVPSDRTIESEFGDYTRVITVDGNNIEIREELKFLPVRVEKDKYGEFREFCRLVDLYQSENVILNQ; this is encoded by the coding sequence ATGATGAACCCTATTCGTACAAGATTTTCTATTTTACTCTTAGTTGGATTGCTCGGCGCCAACGTCGCTTGGTCGGCGGGGCGCGGTGAAATCATCTGGCGTTCGTTTCTGGAAACGGGAGACGTCGCCGCCGCCATCGAAGGCTTTGACCGTACGCTCGAAGAAGACGCTGATGACTTGATGGCGCAAGCCGGGCGCGCCTATTTGTCTGAATGCCGCGTTGAGGAAGGCGAAACTCTCAGCGCATTTTTAGACGCGCTCGAAAACGGCGCCTCGTCGCCCGAAGCGCCTCTGTTTTTGCTGGAAGCGTATCACCGGGTCTCTGGACGGGAAGACGCCGCTGCGATGCTCGAGCGTCTCGGCGCCTTGTTGCAACGCGACGACCTCGTCAGCCACGTCAGCGACCGCGCTTTGTTCGCCCGCGCCCAACTGCTGCAAAAACTGGGCAAATGGAGCGATGCGGAAACGGCATTCGGCGAACTCAATTTTCTGACGCAATTTTGGGTCTGCGGGCCGTTCGACAACACCGAGAAACGCGGACACAGCCAGGCGTATGGCCCGGAAGAATCATTAGACCTATCGGCGACATCTCCCGGACGGCGGCGCGACGTGACTTGGCGCCCGTTGCTGGTTGATCCCTATGATGGATATATCGACCTTCATGCCAGCGTACAGCCAGCGCAAGAATCGACCGTTTATTTGGCGTCTCAGGTCAATTCGCCCAGCGACCAACGCGTAAAACTTTCGCTTGGATATGCAGGCGCAGTCAAAGCGTGGCTCAACGGCGTCTTGGTGATGGACGTGAACCGCTACCACGCGGCGCTGCCCGATCAGGCCGAGGCCGCGTGTGAATTGCGCGAAGGACGCAACACGCTGTTGGTCAAAGTTTCGGCCCCGAAAGAAGGCGCGTTTGGGTTGTATGCGCGGTTTGTTGCAGACGAAGAATTGAGCGAAGTTGCGCTGGCGACGGATGCGCAGCCTGATCTGAAAAACGATACGCCGAAACCAGACCAGCAAGTTAACGACGACGCCTTTTTGTTTGAAGCCACGTCCATCAAACAATTGAAAGCCTTCGGCGAAAACGCCGGACGCGACCCGCAGCGTACGCTGTTTTATGTGCGCATGTTGTCGCTGCTCGAAACGGCGGACCAAAACGACCAAAGCACTAACGCGCTGATGGGCGCGATGTGTAAGCGCTACCCCGGCAACCCGCTGTTGTTGCGCCATCTGGGAGACACCGAGCCGCAAGACAACCGCCAGCGGCTGGCGTATGATCTAGTGCTCGAAAGCGACCCCGACGACTTAGCGGCGTTTATGGGGCTGCTGAATTATTACCGAAATTCCGCCTATGCGACCAAAGGCTTCGAGCTGATTCGCGAATGGGAAAAAGACCATAAGGTCCCGCTTTCCGCCCGGCTATTGCAGGCGCAGATGCTGCGCAAACAAGGCCTCGGCGAAGCGGCGGCGGGGCTGTTGCTTCAATACGAAGAGAATTTGGGCGGCGAAGGGTTGATGTTGCTGCTTGAGTTTTTGGGCGATTCGGTTTCGCGCGAGCAGCAACTCGATATTCTCAAACGCGCATTAGAAGACGACCCGATGAATGCGGAAGTTGTGCATACCTTGCGACGCATCGCATTGCGCAACGGCAATCTTGATTCGGTGGATGTATTCATCAAACATGAGAACCGTATTGATCCCTTTTCCGTCACCGGGCTGATGGACTTGGCGCTCTATTATCAATCCAGCGGCAACGATGAAGCGGCGCTGCGGACGTTGGCCGACATTCAGCGCATCACGCCGGACGACTTTCAAACCCACCGTATGACCGCGGTCGCCAATCATGCCTTAGGCAATGAAGCCAAAGCCTTGCAGGCGTTGGCCCGCGCCCAGGAAATTTTGCCATCCGATCCGTGGTGCATCGACTATCAAGAAATGCTGCAGCCCGATGAAGAAAATTACGCGGCGCCGTATTTGCGCGACTGGCGCGAGGTGGAGCCGCCTGCGTCGTTAGACCTGTCCAAAGCGAATTATTTGACTTTGCTGAGCCAGACGATTGTGAAAGTGTTCCCCAACGGAAACTCCAGCCGCACCGTGCAAGAAGCGGTGACGGTGTTGACTGACACCGGCGTGCGCATGCAGCAGGTGCGCCCCATTTATTACGAAGCGGGGACGGAAGACGTCGTCGTGAAACGCGCGCGCGTTCATAAACCGGACGGCAGCGCGTTCGATGCGCCGCCCGCTCGCAAACAGAGCGCGTCTTCTGCGGCGGACGCCCAGGCGCGTTTATATATGGACTACATGGTGGCGGTGTTGCAGTTTCCGGCGCTGGAAAAAGGCTGCACCATCGAGTTGGAATATGAAGTGGTCAGCAAAAACGACAACATCTTCGCAGACTTTTTCGGCGACCAGTTCTATATTGGCGATGGACGTTATGAGCCGACGGCGGATACGGAGTACGTATTAATTACGCCGCAGTCGCGCGCTTTTTACTGGAAATATATCGGCCCCAATTATCCCGCCTCCGTGCTTGCGGGTTCGCCGCCGGAACTACAAGAAGAACCGGTTGTCAAAGAAGAAAACGGCGAGCGCGCCTACCAATGGCGTTATACCAACTTGCCTGCGTTGCCGCGTGAGCCGTTGATGCCCGCTGCGGTCGAGGTTCTGCCCTATATCAAGATATCAACGTTCGAGACCTGGTCGGATATGTCGGACTGGTATTGGAACTTGATTGAAGACCAACTTGAGCCAGGGCCGGTTGTGAAAGAGCGCCTGGAATTTGTGCTGCAAGAATACCGCCGCAAACGCGGGCTGGGCCAGGAACGCGAACTGACCGATTGGGAAAAAGTGCGCGCCGTTAATGAGTACGTTAACACCGGCATTCGCTACCTGGGGTTGGAGTTTGGCATCGACGGTTTCAAGCCGCACAAGGTCGATGAAATTTGCAACGCGCAATACGGCGACTGCAAAGACAAGGCGGCGCTGGCGGTCGCGATGTTGGGCGAACTCGGCATCGAAGCGCGTATGGTGATTTTGCGTACGACGGACAAAGGCGAAATTGATTATGAACTGCCCTCGCTCAATTTGTTCAATCACGCCATCTATTATTTACCCGACTTAGACGGCAAAGATTATTGGATCGACGGCACCGCGACCTTCTTTGATGCGTCGGAACTGCCGCCGGGCGACCAAGGTTCTTATAGTTTAATTATCGAACCGGGTGGTGAGTATTTCTTCAAACGCATTCGCTTTTCAGAAGCGGCGGACAACGGCGGCGAATATACCACCGCATTGCGCATCGACGAAGACGGCAACGCCGAAGGCATCCGCATTTCAGAATTTCGCGGGCTGTATAACCCCATCGTGCGCCGCACCTATGAAAACGAAACCAAGGCGAAAGAAGTGGTCGAGCGCATCTTGGTCAGCCGCTACCCCGGCGGTTCGTCATCGAATATTGATTTATCGAATCTCGAAGATTACGCGACTTCAGAACGCCTGGCGTATGAACTGGCCATCCCGCAGTTTGGGACAAAGCAGGCAAACAGTTTGGCGTTTCCGACCACGTTGTTTTCAGACGATCTCTCGCAGCGTTACGCTCAGTTGACCAATCGGGAATACGATTTGGTGTTGAGCTATCCCTGGACGCGAACCAACATCACCCGCTTCGAGATGCCGAAAGGCGGCGATGCGATTGAAGTCCCGTCGGACCGTACAATTGAAAGCGAGTTCGGCGACTATACCCGCGTCATCACGGTCGACGGCAACAACATTGAAATTCGCGAAGAGTTGAAATTTTTACCGGTCCGCGTTGAGAAAGATAAGTACGGCGAGTTCCGGGAATTTTGCCGATTGGTCGATTTGTATCAAAGTGAAAATGTGATTCTCAATCAATAA
- a CDS encoding tetratricopeptide repeat protein, producing MKPLSILTIILALSLSALTSPCLAQGKEAHAAGFTSDNKIERAQKLFFSDQYEEAEKIFRESLAASPDDAEIMAWLAQTLAYKMGEQAKRGASKLSLISDGAELKSLYTKAYKLDPTNERAQLGYAILLRDLPGLLGGDLDQAENILSDLIEANPEKVLAYHHLGNLYIRKKEDYQKGLHFLKRALTVAKEKELTDEEAYYLNHTYHSIGKTYLEELDEPKQALDYITKALELKPEFPLAMLDLTETYRQLDQIENAKSELFKAVAYCKEHKYKMYYSDIKKSARQLNVSKDIDL from the coding sequence ATGAAACCACTCTCCATTCTTACGATCATCCTTGCGCTCAGTCTGTCAGCGCTTACCTCGCCATGCCTGGCGCAAGGAAAAGAAGCGCACGCCGCTGGCTTTACCTCAGACAATAAAATTGAACGCGCACAAAAACTCTTCTTCTCAGATCAATACGAAGAAGCAGAGAAAATCTTTAGAGAATCATTGGCCGCGAGCCCCGATGACGCCGAAATTATGGCATGGCTGGCCCAGACCCTGGCCTATAAAATGGGCGAGCAGGCCAAGCGGGGCGCTTCAAAATTATCACTGATTTCAGATGGGGCTGAACTGAAATCGCTCTACACCAAAGCCTATAAATTGGATCCAACAAATGAACGCGCTCAGTTGGGGTACGCCATCTTGCTTCGCGATCTGCCCGGCTTGTTGGGCGGCGACCTCGATCAAGCCGAAAATATCCTGTCAGACTTGATTGAAGCCAACCCCGAAAAAGTGCTGGCCTATCATCACTTGGGCAATTTGTATATTCGTAAGAAAGAAGACTATCAGAAGGGGCTGCATTTTCTAAAACGCGCATTGACGGTCGCCAAAGAAAAAGAGCTCACCGACGAAGAAGCCTATTACCTCAACCACACCTATCACTCCATCGGTAAGACTTACTTAGAAGAACTCGATGAACCCAAGCAAGCGTTGGATTACATCACCAAAGCCTTGGAGTTGAAACCGGAATTTCCACTGGCAATGTTAGACCTGACGGAAACCTACCGCCAATTAGACCAGATTGAAAACGCCAAGAGCGAATTGTTTAAGGCGGTCGCATATTGCAAAGAACACAAATATAAAATGTATTATTCCGATATTAAAAAGTCGGCCCGCCAATTGAACGTTTCAAAAGACATCGATCTGTAA
- a CDS encoding GNAT family N-acetyltransferase has product MSLTIRPYSPTDRETVRRICCDTGFSGSPVDPLFCDRDVFADYLTRYYTDWEPESAFIAEDDGEVVGYLLGSVRPRRHEWAQAWILCAQVAPKALLRLLTGQYNQASRNFLWWCMTEGSKQTPDAPKHGGHLHFNLLPAYRAQGGAGGVGARLLVPFVKWAQQNGLKRVYGQIQTTDDRRTERVFNKFGFHTYDKKEITKFRPFHDNRVYVSTVVRELK; this is encoded by the coding sequence ATGAGCCTAACCATTCGACCTTATTCTCCAACCGACCGTGAAACCGTACGGCGCATCTGTTGCGATACGGGTTTTTCCGGCTCTCCGGTCGATCCGTTGTTTTGCGACCGTGACGTATTCGCCGATTATCTCACTCGTTACTATACCGACTGGGAACCCGAATCGGCCTTCATCGCCGAAGACGACGGCGAAGTAGTCGGATATCTTTTAGGTTCCGTGCGCCCCCGGCGCCATGAATGGGCGCAGGCGTGGATTCTATGCGCCCAGGTGGCCCCAAAAGCCTTGCTGCGCTTGCTCACCGGACAATACAATCAGGCCAGCCGCAATTTTCTCTGGTGGTGTATGACCGAAGGCTCCAAACAAACCCCTGACGCGCCCAAACACGGCGGGCATTTGCATTTCAACTTACTGCCGGCGTATCGCGCACAAGGCGGCGCAGGCGGCGTCGGCGCCCGCTTGTTGGTTCCCTTTGTGAAATGGGCGCAGCAGAACGGGCTCAAGCGCGTCTACGGACAAATACAGACGACGGATGACCGCCGCACCGAACGGGTATTTAATAAATTCGGCTTTCATACTTACGACAAAAAAGAAATCACAAAATTTCGCCCCTTTCACGACAATCGCGTCTATGTGTCTACCGTTGTGCGGGAGCTCAAATGA
- a CDS encoding glycosyltransferase, which translates to MKVCDIVQFYSPLGGGVRRYIEDKSRRFADKPDIEHLVIIPSDQNAVEYQFGSKVYHIKSLPLIGSISYRMLLNQKRIFAILDEERPDIIEVGDPYRSAWIALEGGKRLNAPVVAFYHSDFPRALGRTIRRFCGGSIQTLLSAPINRYVVNLYNQMSATVVAGKRLRGILTDCGINNVAHIPLGTDVTKFHPNPNAPRIRKELGLSDNDTLILFVGRLAREKNIRALIRMMDELKNNPGGPGRCHLLLVGDGELRRIVERALSKNDSISWFRYCTDAEHLTAYYSAADIFLHAGVYETFGLTSLEAQACGTRVIIVNGGGMEDTVEGEEPLITAQSPHPADLAEAVRKVRALPHSQPSEQRRQRMVENFSIEMTIDRLVMLYHHLLDGKLASEFTVKSEPHTIETHEPNHSTLFSNRP; encoded by the coding sequence ATGAAGGTTTGCGATATTGTACAATTTTATAGCCCACTAGGCGGCGGCGTTCGCCGATATATTGAAGACAAATCGCGTCGGTTTGCAGACAAGCCCGATATTGAACACTTGGTCATTATCCCCTCCGACCAAAATGCGGTTGAATACCAATTTGGCTCTAAAGTCTATCATATCAAATCATTACCTCTCATCGGCTCGATTAGCTACCGCATGTTGCTCAATCAGAAGCGCATCTTCGCGATTTTGGATGAAGAACGACCCGACATTATCGAAGTCGGAGACCCTTACCGTTCCGCCTGGATCGCGTTGGAGGGTGGAAAACGGCTGAATGCGCCGGTTGTCGCCTTTTATCACTCCGATTTTCCCCGTGCATTGGGGCGCACCATCCGCCGATTTTGCGGAGGTTCAATTCAAACGCTGCTTTCGGCGCCGATTAACCGCTATGTCGTTAATTTATATAACCAAATGAGCGCAACCGTGGTCGCGGGCAAGCGTCTACGCGGCATATTGACGGACTGCGGCATTAACAACGTCGCCCATATCCCCCTTGGCACGGACGTAACCAAATTTCACCCGAACCCGAATGCGCCTCGAATTCGTAAAGAACTTGGTCTCAGCGATAACGACACCCTCATATTGTTCGTCGGACGCTTAGCGCGTGAGAAAAATATAAGGGCGCTGATTCGCATGATGGACGAATTGAAGAACAACCCCGGCGGGCCAGGGCGCTGTCATCTATTGCTGGTCGGCGACGGCGAACTGCGGCGCATCGTTGAACGGGCGCTCAGTAAAAACGACTCCATTTCGTGGTTCCGCTATTGCACTGACGCCGAACACCTGACGGCGTACTACAGCGCCGCTGATATTTTTCTCCATGCGGGCGTGTATGAAACCTTTGGGCTGACTTCGCTTGAAGCCCAGGCCTGCGGGACCCGGGTCATTATCGTAAACGGCGGCGGCATGGAAGACACCGTCGAAGGCGAAGAACCGCTGATTACCGCTCAATCGCCTCATCCCGCCGATTTAGCGGAGGCGGTGCGCAAGGTACGCGCCTTGCCCCACTCGCAGCCGTCCGAGCAACGGCGCCAGCGCATGGTTGAAAATTTTTCAATCGAAATGACAATCGACCGTCTGGTTATGCTATATCATCATTTATTAGACGGAAAACTCGCGTCTGAATTCACCGTAAAATCTGAACCTCATACAATTGAGACCCATGAGCCTAACCATTCGACCTTATTCTCCAACCGACCGTGA
- a CDS encoding DUF3857 domain-containing protein codes for MLNMIRTMCLACLFVAALQPCFANLEEGWSLLLQNRYAESATALQSVEGPEREAALQALLFNAWAQGEYPDAAAHTATLIEEFPDSAYLPAYLAVLSQPAFKGWALKDRAMTLRKALAKNPSASHRQRLEYELMQTLDLLLDSAAGAAAREAGVLIDHWQVVGAFGRYGAADFVRPFGPEIEWKDEYESWYGTAAFRAVDPPDSTGSIDLSGLVYPANGVAYLMNVIETNDDAEAELLLTSPSDLRVWLNGEPVVEKNHLALQTAQTVSAKVTLNAGRNLLVIKTMSTGQWSVRARLHAIGDHPLTFKTAAFDRSEWASLYLKPFEGRVPLPEINQGLFSRYPFELPEPANPSARIGRNLLQAVWHTDRYELDAARTWVQDVIKKEDAFAFAHWLQGDLALRQAQARPGSGARFQQEAEQAFQSALAFDPASKPALVGLQSFYLDRDQTDQALELTRNQSAEAPALRGQGYQAQLDFMDGVLYSRKGFGADARRRFEDAQVEFVPTFDVYTRLFDDYYAHRVEDRAGKLIEDCLAAFPAYLPFIQRAAQIKGSPMAKQAIQNLETLIQAHPYTMTYGLELGIAYERQGQSDKAIEAYQSLNKMFPNHPQPMNRLASLQMRQGETQQALASYHAVHQQEPRWMDAFRVLRDVEGKDDFPYMEYDVSLDDIEIDMADRWENSRGAGVYLLDIMVLEYHQDGTYDMYVHQAIKVLSQEGVRKWAEMVIPQGGNVELIHARTITPDGIEWSISHLQDLNNQQSLSMYGIEEGAVLEYAYLQRSGRKEPGVRPHSGGYYFGADDDPMLLSKLAIVVPDGLPFNTDKNPHDLAPQVIEKDGKRIMLWENWMQDGLKPERFAPNLYQRVPSVQWTTGRDWLPFVERYRVSKYGYQEDSDLVRQLADSFLEKSKSKQELLQAVYDWISTNIEDGSGGQTSVDTLTQKSGGRYQKMRLMRHILQLCGLKTQMALALDGKREEGVKPLPFPNYQGSVLLRVPEQAGVDRPIHIDFSSRFASLGQVDPFVRKQVALIYDGPVPYFTPLQSELWEHGLLERDISAVLREDHSAQVEGTYTYGNLFDLQIREALTNPEIRDRLADAQAANDFRGIKLDSTQLTNVDDLSVSPQLVFAGQLPDVAQPDQDGSLRIEAAPIRSQAAALVSEATRQFPLVFSASPVQDHLNYEIDLSQQIDQGARVVLPENALLLTSFGYYSLFFEWDGAKVLVRRSFLIPSQTIQPTDYSEFVEFCREIDQVENRVVRIFPQG; via the coding sequence ATGTTGAATATGATACGTACGATGTGTCTTGCTTGTTTATTCGTTGCGGCGTTGCAGCCGTGTTTTGCAAATTTAGAAGAAGGCTGGTCGCTGTTATTGCAGAACCGCTATGCGGAATCTGCGACGGCGTTGCAGTCGGTCGAAGGGCCGGAACGCGAAGCCGCGTTGCAGGCGCTGCTATTCAACGCCTGGGCGCAGGGCGAGTATCCTGACGCGGCGGCCCATACGGCGACCTTAATTGAAGAGTTTCCCGACAGCGCTTATTTGCCCGCTTATCTCGCCGTGCTGAGTCAGCCTGCTTTTAAAGGGTGGGCGCTCAAAGACCGGGCGATGACCTTGCGCAAAGCGTTGGCGAAAAATCCATCGGCGTCTCATCGTCAGCGTTTGGAATATGAGTTGATGCAGACGCTTGACCTTCTGCTGGATTCCGCTGCGGGCGCCGCCGCGCGTGAAGCGGGCGTGTTGATTGACCACTGGCAAGTCGTGGGGGCGTTTGGACGCTATGGCGCGGCGGATTTCGTGCGCCCCTTTGGGCCGGAAATCGAGTGGAAAGACGAGTATGAAAGCTGGTATGGAACGGCGGCGTTTCGCGCTGTGGACCCGCCGGATTCGACCGGTTCGATTGATCTAAGCGGATTGGTATACCCTGCCAACGGCGTGGCGTATTTGATGAATGTGATTGAAACAAACGATGATGCTGAAGCCGAGTTGCTACTGACTTCGCCCTCGGATTTGCGGGTTTGGCTGAACGGCGAACCCGTTGTTGAAAAGAACCATCTCGCGCTGCAAACCGCGCAAACCGTGTCCGCCAAAGTGACGCTCAACGCGGGCAGGAATTTGCTGGTCATAAAAACGATGTCGACTGGTCAATGGAGCGTCCGCGCGCGGCTTCATGCAATCGGCGACCATCCACTGACGTTTAAAACCGCCGCGTTTGATCGCAGCGAATGGGCGTCGCTTTATCTCAAGCCATTTGAAGGCCGCGTCCCGCTGCCGGAAATTAACCAGGGGCTTTTTTCGCGCTATCCATTTGAATTGCCCGAACCCGCTAATCCGTCCGCCCGGATTGGGCGCAACCTGTTGCAGGCCGTTTGGCACACAGACCGCTATGAACTGGATGCCGCTCGCACGTGGGTGCAGGACGTAATCAAAAAAGAGGACGCGTTTGCGTTCGCGCATTGGCTGCAAGGCGACCTCGCCCTGCGGCAAGCGCAAGCGCGCCCCGGTTCAGGCGCCCGTTTTCAACAAGAAGCCGAGCAAGCGTTTCAATCGGCGTTGGCATTTGATCCCGCCTCAAAACCTGCGTTGGTTGGATTGCAATCGTTTTATTTAGACCGCGACCAAACCGACCAGGCGTTAGAATTGACGCGCAACCAGTCGGCGGAAGCCCCCGCATTGCGCGGGCAAGGCTATCAGGCCCAACTCGATTTTATGGACGGCGTGTTGTATTCGCGCAAAGGGTTCGGCGCCGATGCGCGCCGCCGTTTTGAAGACGCGCAGGTCGAGTTTGTTCCGACCTTTGATGTATACACCCGGCTGTTTGACGATTATTACGCCCATCGCGTTGAAGACCGCGCGGGCAAATTGATTGAAGATTGTTTGGCTGCGTTTCCTGCTTATCTGCCGTTTATTCAACGCGCCGCCCAAATCAAAGGCAGCCCAATGGCGAAGCAGGCAATCCAAAATTTGGAGACGTTAATCCAAGCCCACCCTTACACCATGACCTACGGCCTCGAGCTGGGAATCGCCTATGAAAGACAAGGGCAGTCCGATAAAGCAATCGAAGCGTATCAATCGTTGAATAAAATGTTTCCGAACCATCCTCAGCCAATGAACCGCTTGGCGTCGTTGCAAATGCGCCAGGGTGAAACCCAACAGGCGTTGGCGTCATACCATGCCGTCCATCAACAGGAACCGCGTTGGATGGACGCGTTTCGCGTATTGCGCGATGTCGAAGGCAAGGATGATTTTCCTTATATGGAATATGACGTCTCCCTTGATGACATCGAAATCGACATGGCTGACCGTTGGGAAAACTCGCGCGGCGCCGGGGTGTATTTACTCGATATCATGGTGTTGGAATATCACCAAGATGGAACGTACGACATGTACGTTCATCAGGCGATTAAAGTATTGAGCCAAGAGGGCGTACGCAAATGGGCCGAAATGGTCATCCCCCAAGGCGGCAATGTTGAATTGATCCACGCGCGCACCATAACGCCGGACGGCATCGAATGGTCGATTTCTCATTTGCAGGATTTAAACAATCAGCAATCGCTTTCGATGTACGGCATCGAAGAAGGCGCCGTTCTCGAATACGCCTACTTACAGCGCAGCGGACGCAAGGAGCCTGGCGTGAGGCCTCACAGCGGCGGCTATTACTTCGGCGCTGACGACGACCCCATGCTGCTATCGAAACTTGCGATTGTTGTTCCAGACGGACTCCCGTTCAACACTGACAAAAACCCACACGATTTAGCGCCGCAGGTCATTGAGAAAGACGGCAAGCGAATCATGCTCTGGGAAAATTGGATGCAAGACGGGCTAAAACCAGAACGCTTTGCGCCGAATTTATATCAGCGGGTTCCGTCGGTGCAATGGACGACCGGGCGCGACTGGCTACCGTTTGTCGAACGTTATCGCGTTTCAAAATACGGCTACCAGGAAGATTCAGACCTCGTGCGTCAACTCGCGGATTCGTTTTTAGAAAAATCAAAGTCAAAACAAGAGTTGCTCCAGGCTGTTTATGATTGGATCTCAACCAATATCGAGGACGGCTCCGGCGGGCAGACCAGCGTTGATACGCTGACGCAAAAAAGCGGAGGCCGCTATCAGAAGATGCGCTTGATGCGTCACATTCTGCAACTGTGCGGTTTGAAAACGCAAATGGCGTTGGCGTTAGACGGCAAACGCGAGGAAGGCGTGAAGCCGCTGCCGTTCCCGAATTATCAAGGTTCGGTGTTGTTGCGCGTGCCTGAGCAAGCAGGCGTCGACCGGCCCATTCACATTGATTTTTCGAGCCGCTTTGCGTCGCTGGGCCAAGTCGATCCGTTCGTACGCAAGCAAGTCGCGTTGATTTATGACGGCCCGGTTCCTTATTTCACGCCGTTGCAAAGCGAACTGTGGGAGCATGGTTTGCTTGAACGCGATATCTCCGCCGTGCTGCGTGAAGACCACTCGGCGCAGGTTGAGGGAACCTACACCTATGGGAACCTGTTTGATCTTCAAATTCGCGAGGCGCTCACCAACCCTGAAATTCGCGACCGCCTGGCGGATGCGCAGGCCGCCAATGATTTTCGCGGCATCAAGTTAGATTCAACCCAACTCACCAATGTCGATGACCTTTCAGTTTCGCCGCAGTTGGTGTTTGCAGGCCAATTGCCGGACGTCGCACAACCCGACCAGGATGGTTCGTTGCGCATCGAGGCGGCGCCCATTCGTTCGCAAGCGGCGGCGTTGGTCAGCGAAGCGACCCGTCAGTTTCCGTTGGTGTTTTCCGCCAGCCCGGTTCAAGACCATTTGAATTATGAAATTGACTTGTCTCAACAAATTGACCAGGGTGCGCGGGTGGTGTTGCCTGAGAACGCTTTGTTGTTGACTTCGTTCGGCTACTACTCATTGTTCTTTGAGTGGGACGGAGCCAAGGTTCTTGTCCGGCGCTCGTTTTTGATTCCAAGCCAAACCATTCAACCAACAGACTACTCAGAATTTGTTGAGTTCTGTCGTGAAATTGACCAAGTGGAAAACCGGGTGGTTCGTATCTTTCCTCAAGGGTGA